The following is a genomic window from Armatimonadota bacterium.
TCGTGACCTGGCCGTACCTGGCGATTCTGGGGATAGCCGGCTGGGCGCATCTCGCGGGCCGCAGCCGGCGTGCGGTCTTGCTCGGGCTGGCAGCAGTATGGCTCGTCGCTGATCTGATCGTGCTGCTTGCGGTCGGGCGAACCTATGCCGCGTGGTAGTCCGTCGCAGGACGAGTCGCACCCGATCCCGGCTCGCCGCGCAGGAGGAAACGCGGCAGGAATCGGTTGGGCGACTGACGAAACCTCCGGCGAGGTCACGGGAAATGGATGCGGGGGCGTCTTCCCGTGAGGGCCGGTTTCGGCAGGCGTTCGACGCGGACTTCGCGAAACGCGGTATGCGTGGACGACTGTGACGGATGAGTCATGACCGCCGCAACGGACGAGCGGCCTTCCCGGGGGTGCCGCAAACGTTTTTTCTACGTGGGCGGCGCGAGGCCCGGCGGACAAGCCGCTCGAGGCGTCACAACATGTGAGCGCGGTAGGCAAACCGGCAAGCGCGCAGTACAATATCGAGCAGCCAGCGCAAGATCCTCTGCTCCTGAGATTTAACGAGCTTGCGGAGACTGCGGGTGTTCTTTCAGTTCGCGTGAGTGGCACGATTGGGTAACGCTTGGCCCTGGAAGGAGGTGAGACCAGGCAAGAGGGCTCACGCGTCGTTATAGCCGATCATATGAGTCTCAGTGAGACCTTTCGCGACCATTAAGGAGGCTTGTGAGCATGCGAAAGAACCGCGGCTTTACCCTGATTGAGTTGCTGGTGGTGATTGCGATCATCGCAATACTCGCCGCTATCCTGTTCCCGGTGTTCGCGCGCGCTCGGGAGGCGGCGAGGAAGGCCACCTGCCTGTCCAACCTGAAGCAGATCGCCCTTGCGGCAATCATGTACGCTCAGGACTACGATGAGGTGCTCCCGGCGGCTAACTGCACCGGTTGGCAGTCGAGCGCACACCCCCTGGACCCCGCCAACCAGTATATCACCGACTTCACCGGCCTCGGATCGGCCGACTACTGGCAGCTGGCGGACGCTCTCGTGCCGTACATCAAGAGCCTGGACATCTTCAATTGCCCGACCAACAGCAGGCGGTACCCGGGCTTCACAGTTGAGACCGTGATTCTAACCTCCGGCACGGCTGTCGGCGTACGCAAGGTCGGCCGCCTCGCCGCGTCGAACGGCTCTGGAACGTACTGGTGGAGCTGCTGCCATTTCGATGACGCCGTCAGCGGCGCCATAGACCAGCAAGGCACGACTGGCGCCATGTTTGACATCGCGTACGTTTTGGGCTTCATCCCCTCCGGCGACTACGACAACCCAGAGGAGTACTTCGCCTGCGCCAACGCGGTCGGCAACTTCGACGACCCCGTGTGGAAGCCGATGGGCGGCGAAGATAGCTTCGGGTGCCACGAAGGGTACTCCCACGACTTCTTGAATGGCGGACACGTCATCCCGGTCGAGTTGGGCGGGACCCCTCCCACCGTCCCGATTGCGATGCCGACAATGTTTGTTGACGGCCACGTCAAGTACATGCGGCTCGGCTTCTACCAGTTCATCGGGATGGCTTCGCAGCCGAACGAGATCCAGTAGAGCCTGTTCCCGGCAGACGGTTTCCCGTCTCCACCGACGGGACCGTTGAGCGGTAGGCGGCCCGCCTCGATCCGGATCGAGGCGGGCCGCTTCGTTATCCCCTCCAAACGGGGTGCTCCCGCCGTCTCGCCCGCCGAATGTGCCCACGGTGAGTCCCGCCGCAGGCGCTGACGACGGGTAAGCGTAGTAGGCAAACCGGCAAGCGGGTAGTATAATATGCAGTAGTGACTACACGGCCTGCCCCAATCGGGAGGTCATGAGCATACGGTGACTGTGGACGCTGCTCCGATTCGCATAGGTGGCACGATCGCGTAAGGTTTAGCCCCGAAGGAGGTGACGTCAGGTCAGAGGGCTCGCGCGTCGTCATAGCTGATCATATGCGTTCCAGCGAATCCTTTCGCGTGAGACCAAAGGAGGTATGTCAGCATGCGAAAGAACCGCGGTTTCACCCTGATTGAGCTGCTGGTGGTGATTGCGATCATCGCAATCCTCGCCGCCATTCTGTTCCCGGTGTTCGCGCGCGCTCGCGAGGCAGCGAGGAAGGCCACCTGCCTGTCCAATCTGAAGCAGATCGCCCTTGCGGCGATCATGTACGCTCAGGACTACGATGAGGTGCTCCCGGCGGCTAACTGCACCGGCTGGCAGTCGAGCGCACACCCCCTGGATCCCGCAAATCAGTATGTCACCGACTTCAGCGGGCTCGGATCGGCCGACTACTGGCAACTGGCCGACGCCCTCGTGCCGTACGTCAAGAGCCTGGATCTCTTCAACTGTCCGACCGCCATGCGGCGC
Proteins encoded in this region:
- a CDS encoding prepilin-type N-terminal cleavage/methylation domain-containing protein; protein product: MRKNRGFTLIELLVVIAIIAILAAILFPVFARAREAARKATCLSNLKQIALAAIMYAQDYDEVLPAANCTGWQSSAHPLDPANQYITDFTGLGSADYWQLADALVPYIKSLDIFNCPTNSRRYPGFTVETVILTSGTAVGVRKVGRLAASNGSGTYWWSCCHFDDAVSGAIDQQGTTGAMFDIAYVLGFIPSGDYDNPEEYFACANAVGNFDDPVWKPMGGEDSFGCHEGYSHDFLNGGHVIPVELGGTPPTVPIAMPTMFVDGHVKYMRLGFYQFIGMASQPNEIQ